A genomic segment from Panthera tigris isolate Pti1 chromosome A1, P.tigris_Pti1_mat1.1, whole genome shotgun sequence encodes:
- the LOC102968449 gene encoding LOW QUALITY PROTEIN: oocyte-specific histone RNA stem-loop-binding protein 2-like (The sequence of the model RefSeq protein was modified relative to this genomic sequence to represent the inferred CDS: inserted 2 bases in 1 codon): MADVEARQVKEVCEESLFSGIEMVSVGVSTEPCHARWEVETDEVVLQRRQKQIDYGKRTPGYQCFLQQVPKAKRQPGLHPQTPNKNRRYSRRSWDAQIRQWRRALHSWDPPSQPLQGREAEGQGMEHLLEPMGSTPLDDLLDDWFQALEPSPNLDGDQKGAQFADLVAPAYSLPWLCEEDPHHWCYFVADXSYISVLDLSGAPNIYRKQTSFKGLVARL; the protein is encoded by the exons ATGGCAGATGTTGAGGCGAGACAGGT AAAGGAGGTATGTGAAGAGTCTTTGTTCTCTGGGATTGAGATGGTGAGTGTgggagtcagcacagagccctgccaTGCTAG GTGGGAGGTAGAGACAGATGAAGTTGTTCTACAGCGGCGGCAAAAACAGATAGATTATGGCAAGCGCACACCTGGTTACCAGTGTTTCCTGCAGCAGGTCCCCAA GGCAAAGCGACAGCCAGGACTTCACCCTCAAACACCAAATAAGAACAGGAGGTACAGCCGTCGCTCGTGGGATGCCCAAATCAGGCAGTGGAGAAGAGCTCTACATTCTTGGGACCCCCCCAGCCAGCCTCTGCAGGGCAGGGAGGCTGAGGG GCAGGGGATGGAGCATCTCTTAGAGCCAATGGGTTCCACCCCTTTGGATGACCTTTTGGATGACTGGTTCCAGGCCCTGGAACCCTCACCGAATCTGGATGGAGACCAGAAGGGAGCCCAG TTTGCAGACTTGGTGGCTCCTGCCTACTCCCTTCCCTGGCTCTGTGAGGAAGATCCCCACCACTGGTGCTACTTTGTAGCTGA CAGTTACATATCTGTCCTAGACTTGAGTGGGGcaccaaatatttacagaaaacagaCGTCTTTCAAGGGACTTGTTGCTAGGTTGTAA